One Desulfuromonas acetoxidans DSM 684 DNA segment encodes these proteins:
- a CDS encoding hydantoinase B/oxoprolinase family protein → MMAAPWSGIRFAIDRGGTFTDVYAQLPDGRSFVHKLLSEDPRNYTDAPREGIRRILEQIGGEALPEQFSAEGIVSVRMGTTVATNALLEHKGAKTALLISEGFADLLQIGDQTRPELFALHIQRPIPLYDEVVEISERIRPAQPKEQADAVGCDGRGYRILLAPQVGQVRAQLQHLRQQGYDSVAVVFAHGYACPGHEQQVGALARELGFTQVSLSHEVMPTARLVARGDTTVVDAYLTPKIRQYSDGFCNGFSDGLAHCELRFMTSDGGLVPAENFNGSRALLSGPAGGVVGFAQTCQRAFPDRPVIGFDMGGTSTDVSRFDGDYDLIQQSEIAGTRIQAPQLNIQTVAAGGGSRLFFRHGMFEVGPESAGAHPGPVCYRKGGHLTVTDANLLLGRLQPDFFPKIFGEDEQQPLDLDATRQAFAVLTNEVNQWLSEQERPPMTAEQVAAGILDVANEQMARPVRAVSVQKGFDLAEHVLACFGGAGGQHACAMARKLGMETIFIHRHAGILSAYGMELAQPVCELQQAACGELTTEGVAKLDLVQQQLAEQAYQTLIAQGVERQQIDSHVYLNLRYAGTDHAMMVMRPEDGDYGRAFREAYRREYGFELQATIEVDDVRVRAVARQSASLTECAVAAVQLPESLATVACYFDGAYHETPVCLWRDDCADTTLVGPALLIRDTATVVVEPGCKACFNADGDLSISVDARVQTSTTALDPVQLALFSNRFMSIAEQMGYALQRTAISTNIKERCDFSCALFDADGALIANAPHTPVHLGAMGEAVRAQIAVNDEPLQPGDVLLSNHPAMGGSHLPDMTVITPLWHDGRIVMYVANRGHHADIGGVTPGSMPPFSRRLDEEGCAIRRMKLVDGGVFQEARLREVLQAAGSRRLDDNLSDFRAQVAANQCGCRLLEGLIGQLGLLCVQAYMGYIQDHAEAAVRDGLLRLVAQHGGKQQLVAEDFLDDGTAVRLTVDIDPQGLAHFDFRDSDAQQWGNLNAPLAVTWSAILYALRCLVAEPIPLNHGCLRPVRLSVAEGSILAPDQLAAVVGGNVLTSQRIVDVLFKAFGCVAASQGCMNNLTFGNEQFGYYETVGGGSGAGPDWDGCSGVHSHMTNTRITDPEILELRYPVLLRQFAIRYGSGGCGRHPGGNGLIRELEFLQPLTASILSERRVFAPYGLEGGGSGRCGRNRVWVAGRGWINLTGKNSVAVAAGDRLRIETPGGGGFGKCDDRCASSAMIQQCGKRMGGC, encoded by the coding sequence ATGATGGCGGCACCCTGGTCTGGAATCCGTTTTGCGATTGATCGTGGCGGCACGTTTACCGATGTCTATGCCCAACTGCCCGACGGGCGCAGCTTTGTGCATAAGCTGCTCTCCGAAGACCCGCGCAATTATACGGATGCACCGCGTGAAGGGATCCGCCGAATCCTTGAGCAAATTGGCGGCGAGGCGTTGCCGGAACAATTCAGTGCCGAGGGCATTGTTTCGGTGCGGATGGGAACGACCGTGGCAACCAACGCGCTGCTGGAGCACAAAGGGGCCAAAACCGCGTTGCTGATCAGTGAAGGCTTTGCCGATCTGTTGCAGATTGGTGACCAGACCCGCCCTGAGCTGTTTGCCTTGCATATTCAACGGCCGATACCACTCTATGATGAGGTGGTGGAGATCAGCGAACGGATTCGTCCGGCGCAGCCGAAGGAACAGGCCGATGCCGTGGGCTGTGATGGTCGTGGTTACCGGATTCTCCTGGCGCCGCAGGTGGGACAGGTGCGTGCCCAGCTCCAACACCTGCGCCAACAGGGCTATGACAGTGTGGCCGTGGTATTTGCCCATGGCTATGCCTGCCCCGGCCATGAACAGCAGGTGGGGGCGCTGGCGCGAGAACTCGGCTTTACCCAGGTGTCGCTGTCGCATGAGGTGATGCCGACGGCACGGCTGGTGGCGCGGGGTGACACCACGGTGGTTGATGCCTATCTGACGCCGAAAATCCGTCAGTACAGCGATGGATTTTGCAACGGTTTCAGTGATGGACTGGCTCACTGTGAATTGCGCTTTATGACCTCCGATGGCGGCCTGGTTCCTGCGGAGAATTTCAATGGCAGCCGTGCGTTGTTGTCCGGTCCGGCCGGCGGTGTGGTCGGTTTTGCCCAAACCTGTCAGCGGGCGTTTCCCGATCGGCCGGTGATCGGTTTTGACATGGGTGGCACCTCAACAGATGTGTCACGTTTTGACGGCGACTACGACCTGATTCAACAAAGCGAGATTGCCGGAACACGCATACAGGCTCCACAGCTCAACATTCAGACTGTGGCCGCCGGTGGCGGTTCAAGATTGTTTTTCCGCCATGGCATGTTTGAGGTTGGTCCGGAGTCGGCCGGTGCCCATCCGGGACCGGTGTGTTACCGCAAGGGGGGGCACCTGACCGTCACTGATGCCAACCTGCTGTTAGGACGTCTGCAGCCGGACTTCTTTCCGAAGATCTTTGGTGAGGATGAACAACAGCCACTCGATCTGGACGCCACCCGTCAAGCCTTTGCCGTGTTGACCAATGAGGTTAATCAGTGGCTCTCTGAGCAGGAGCGTCCGCCCATGACCGCCGAACAAGTGGCCGCAGGCATTCTTGATGTCGCCAACGAGCAGATGGCGCGTCCGGTGCGAGCGGTGTCGGTGCAGAAGGGCTTTGATCTGGCTGAACATGTGCTGGCTTGTTTCGGTGGCGCTGGCGGTCAACATGCCTGTGCCATGGCGCGAAAGCTGGGTATGGAAACTATCTTTATTCATCGCCATGCTGGAATCCTGTCGGCCTATGGCATGGAACTGGCGCAGCCGGTGTGCGAGCTGCAGCAGGCGGCCTGTGGTGAACTGACGACAGAGGGGGTGGCAAAGCTTGACCTTGTCCAACAGCAGTTGGCGGAGCAGGCCTACCAGACTCTGATTGCACAGGGGGTTGAGCGCCAACAGATCGATAGCCATGTTTATCTCAACCTGCGCTATGCCGGCACCGATCACGCCATGATGGTCATGCGGCCGGAGGATGGCGATTATGGCCGCGCTTTTCGCGAGGCGTACCGCCGGGAATACGGCTTTGAACTGCAGGCTACTATTGAGGTTGATGATGTGCGGGTGCGCGCTGTGGCACGTCAGAGTGCCTCTTTGACCGAATGTGCTGTTGCGGCGGTGCAACTGCCCGAGTCGTTGGCGACGGTGGCGTGTTACTTCGATGGTGCGTATCATGAGACGCCTGTGTGTCTGTGGCGGGATGACTGTGCCGACACAACGCTGGTTGGGCCGGCGCTGTTGATCCGCGACACGGCAACCGTGGTGGTTGAGCCGGGCTGCAAAGCATGTTTCAACGCGGACGGCGACCTGAGTATCTCGGTGGACGCTCGTGTTCAGACGTCTACGACCGCTTTGGATCCGGTGCAGTTGGCACTGTTTAGTAACCGCTTCATGTCCATCGCTGAGCAGATGGGTTATGCGTTGCAGCGTACGGCCATCTCCACCAATATCAAGGAGCGCTGCGATTTTTCCTGTGCGCTGTTTGATGCCGATGGTGCGCTGATAGCCAATGCGCCCCACACTCCGGTGCATCTCGGTGCCATGGGAGAAGCGGTGCGCGCGCAGATCGCCGTTAATGACGAACCGCTTCAACCAGGCGATGTGCTGCTCAGCAATCATCCGGCTATGGGTGGCAGCCATCTACCCGATATGACGGTGATCACGCCGTTGTGGCATGACGGAAGGATCGTCATGTATGTGGCAAATCGCGGCCATCATGCCGATATCGGCGGGGTGACACCCGGGTCCATGCCGCCGTTTTCACGTCGGCTTGATGAAGAGGGTTGTGCTATTCGCCGTATGAAACTGGTTGATGGTGGTGTTTTTCAGGAAGCACGGCTGCGTGAAGTGCTTCAGGCGGCCGGCAGTCGGCGCCTGGATGATAATCTGTCCGATTTCAGGGCGCAGGTGGCGGCCAATCAGTGTGGCTGTCGTTTGCTCGAAGGGCTGATTGGCCAGCTTGGTTTGCTCTGTGTGCAGGCCTATATGGGTTATATTCAGGATCATGCTGAAGCTGCGGTGCGTGATGGTCTGTTGCGGCTGGTGGCACAACATGGTGGCAAGCAACAACTTGTGGCCGAAGACTTTCTTGATGACGGTACGGCCGTGCGTCTGACCGTGGATATCGACCCACAGGGGCTGGCCCATTTCGATTTTCGCGACAGCGATGCGCAGCAGTGGGGGAACCTCAATGCCCCGCTGGCTGTGACCTGGTCGGCCATCCTGTATGCGTTGCGTTGTTTGGTTGCCGAACCGATCCCTCTCAATCATGGTTGCCTGCGACCAGTGCGGTTGAGTGTCGCCGAAGGATCAATTCTGGCTCCGGATCAACTGGCCGCCGTCGTTGGTGGTAATGTGCTGACCTCGCAACGGATTGTCGATGTGTTGTTCAAAGCCTTTGGTTGTGTGGCCGCCTCGCAGGGGTGTATGAATAACCTGACCTTTGGCAACGAGCAGTTTGGCTATTACGAGACTGTTGGTGGCGGCAGCGGCGCCGGACCGGACTGGGATGGCTGTTCCGGGGTGCATAGCCATATGACCAACACCCGTATCACCGACCCGGAGATTCTCGAATTACGTTATCCAGTGCTGTTGCGTCAATTTGCCATCCGTTATGGTTCCGGTGGTTGTGGGCGTCATCCGGGAGGCAACGGTCTGATTCGTGAACTCGAATTTCTACAACCGTTAACCGCCTCGATTCTCTCAGAACGCCGGGTGTTTGCGCCCTACGGGCTTGAAGGCGGAGGCTCTGGTCGCTGTGGACGCAATCGGGTCTGGGTTGCCGGGCGCGGCTGGATCAACCTGACGGGCAAAAACAGCGTTGCCGTGGCGGCCGGTGATCGGTTGCGCATTGAAACACCTGGTGGTGGCGGTTTTGGAAAATGTGACGACAGATGCGCCAGCTCTGCTATGATACAACAATGTGGCAAACGGATGGGCGGCTGTTGA
- the pepN gene encoding aminopeptidase N, producing the protein MADKPQPTYLKDYVPYPFEVERLDLEFDLEPHHTRVLSRARYKRKEHVDVEEPLRLNGAGQTLLSLSLDGTPLTALDYRCQDSGLVLPNVPNAFELTVVTEIDPEANKALEGLYLSSGNFCTQCEAQGFRRITYFPDRPDVMTRYTTTIRADKQRFPVLLSNGNLVEQCDLDDGRHLTRWEDPFFKPSYLFALVAGDLVCQEDAFTTMSGREVLLQIYVEARNADKCDHAMLSLKKAMAWDEQRFGFEYDLDRFMIVAVDDFNMGAMENKGLNVFNSKYVLARPETATDDDFLNIESVVGHEYFHNWTGNRITCRDWFQLSLKEGLTVFRDQEFSADMNSAAVKRIEEVRILQSHQFAEDSGPMAHPVRPESYVEINNFYTMTVYSKGAELIRMMQTLLGRDGFMAGIRLYVQRHDGQAVTTDDFVAAMEDASGVDLDQFRRWYSQAGTPVIHVEQHYDGERQQLTLDVTQSCPATPGQPDKQPFHIPLRLALLGPDGTPQPLHLVNESGQQGAEELVLSVTAARQKFCFEQVGEGCVVSLLRDFSAPVKLTMNTSRDELAFLMAHDNDAFNRWNASQRLAGGLLLDLVDRVRKGQKLILEPMFVEAFRTSLLDEQTDPSLLALALALPLESFLAEQMEEIDPQAIFTAREFVRHEVAVQLKDDFLTVYRRCADSGPYEVTPQAVGQRRLKNLCLGYLAALAPQDNMIWQMILEQFSTGRNMTDVSAALGLLADHDNRDSRHALDTFYATWKEDPLVVEKWLGIQARSRREDCLEQVERLMGTPAFNLHNPNKVRSLIGVFCQGNSVRFHAADGSGYDFLRRQVALIDPFNPQIAARLVAPLLRWPRYDDTRSALMKQALEQLQAKTTLSADLYEMVSKGLDQNKKG; encoded by the coding sequence ATGGCAGATAAACCCCAACCCACGTATCTCAAAGATTATGTTCCCTATCCGTTTGAGGTCGAACGGCTAGATCTCGAATTTGACCTGGAGCCTCACCATACCCGAGTGCTGTCGCGGGCACGTTATAAGCGTAAAGAGCATGTTGATGTGGAAGAGCCGCTGCGCTTGAACGGTGCAGGACAGACTCTGCTCTCGTTGTCCCTTGACGGGACACCGCTGACGGCGCTGGATTACCGCTGTCAGGATAGTGGCCTGGTGCTGCCCAATGTGCCCAATGCCTTCGAGCTGACTGTGGTTACCGAAATAGACCCCGAGGCCAATAAAGCGCTGGAAGGGCTCTACCTGTCGAGCGGGAATTTTTGCACTCAGTGCGAGGCGCAGGGCTTTCGCCGTATTACCTATTTTCCTGATCGTCCTGATGTTATGACCCGCTATACCACGACGATTCGCGCCGACAAGCAGCGTTTTCCGGTGCTGTTGTCCAACGGTAATCTGGTGGAACAGTGTGACCTCGATGATGGCCGACATCTGACTCGCTGGGAAGATCCGTTCTTCAAGCCCAGCTACCTGTTTGCTCTGGTGGCTGGTGACTTGGTTTGCCAGGAGGATGCGTTCACCACCATGTCAGGACGTGAGGTGTTGTTGCAGATCTATGTTGAGGCGCGCAATGCCGATAAGTGCGACCATGCCATGCTGTCGCTGAAAAAAGCGATGGCCTGGGATGAACAGCGCTTTGGTTTTGAATACGATCTCGACCGCTTCATGATTGTTGCTGTGGATGATTTCAATATGGGCGCCATGGAAAACAAAGGCCTCAATGTGTTTAATTCCAAGTATGTCCTTGCCCGCCCGGAAACCGCCACGGATGATGATTTTCTCAATATCGAAAGTGTGGTCGGCCACGAATATTTTCACAACTGGACCGGTAACCGCATCACTTGCCGTGACTGGTTTCAACTCAGTTTGAAAGAGGGGCTGACTGTTTTTCGTGATCAGGAGTTCTCTGCCGACATGAACTCGGCGGCGGTTAAGCGCATTGAAGAGGTGCGTATCCTGCAAAGTCATCAGTTTGCCGAAGATTCCGGGCCCATGGCCCACCCGGTACGCCCCGAATCCTATGTGGAGATCAACAATTTCTACACCATGACCGTATATAGCAAAGGTGCTGAGCTGATCCGCATGATGCAGACCCTGCTGGGGCGTGACGGATTCATGGCCGGCATTCGCCTTTATGTGCAGCGCCACGATGGTCAGGCGGTAACCACTGATGATTTTGTTGCGGCCATGGAAGATGCCAGTGGTGTTGATCTGGACCAGTTTCGACGCTGGTATTCGCAGGCAGGAACGCCGGTGATTCATGTTGAACAGCACTACGATGGTGAGCGGCAGCAACTGACCCTTGATGTGACGCAGAGTTGCCCGGCCACACCGGGCCAGCCTGACAAGCAGCCGTTCCATATTCCGTTACGCCTGGCGTTGCTCGGTCCGGACGGTACGCCGCAACCGTTGCATCTAGTGAATGAGTCTGGACAGCAGGGAGCTGAAGAGCTGGTATTGTCAGTGACGGCGGCACGCCAGAAGTTCTGCTTCGAACAGGTGGGTGAGGGTTGTGTCGTCTCACTGCTGCGTGATTTTTCAGCGCCGGTGAAATTGACCATGAACACCTCCCGCGATGAGTTGGCGTTTCTCATGGCCCATGACAACGATGCATTTAACCGCTGGAATGCCAGCCAGCGATTGGCCGGAGGGTTGTTGCTTGATCTGGTGGACAGGGTGCGTAAGGGGCAGAAGCTGATTCTGGAGCCGATGTTTGTTGAGGCGTTTCGCACCAGTTTACTCGATGAGCAGACGGACCCGTCGCTGTTGGCTCTGGCTCTAGCTCTGCCGCTGGAGAGTTTTCTTGCGGAGCAGATGGAGGAGATTGACCCGCAGGCGATCTTCACTGCACGCGAATTTGTCCGCCATGAAGTGGCTGTGCAACTTAAGGACGATTTTCTTACCGTTTATCGTCGTTGCGCCGATAGCGGACCGTATGAGGTAACACCCCAGGCTGTGGGGCAACGGCGATTGAAAAATCTCTGTCTCGGTTATCTGGCCGCTTTGGCGCCGCAGGATAACATGATTTGGCAGATGATTCTCGAGCAGTTCTCCACCGGCCGTAATATGACCGATGTCAGTGCCGCGCTGGGGCTGCTGGCCGATCATGACAACCGCGACAGCCGTCATGCTCTTGACACGTTTTATGCTACCTGGAAAGAGGACCCTCTGGTGGTGGAGAAGTGGCTGGGTATTCAGGCACGGTCGCGACGTGAAGACTGTCTGGAGCAGGTGGAGCGGCTGATGGGAACGCCGGCGTTCAACTTGCACAACCCCAATAAGGTGCGCTCACTGATCGGTGTGTTCTGCCAGGGCAACAGCGTCCGTTTTCATGCGGCTGATGGTTCCGGTTACGATTTTTTGCGTCGTCAAGTGGCACTCATCGACCCGTTCAATCCGCAAATTGCCGCCCGTCTGGTGGCACCACTGCTGCGCTGGCCCCGTTATGACGATACGCGAAGTGCGCTGATGAAGCAGGCGCTGGAGCAACTGCAGGCGAAAACCACCCTGTCGGCCGATCTCTATGAAATGGTCAGCAAGGGCCTTGATCAGAACAAAAAGGGGTGA